TATGGCAGTCCAAATTGCAGCGGACTCAAAATAAATTCTTGTGTAACAAAATTATTCTTTTCCAATATTTCGACCAATATCTCATGGGTATCAGAAGTCTGCAATAAAGGAAAAAGTATTACATATTCCAAGATGACCATCTTTGAAAAGTATAGCAGAAGATAGTCGGATAGACTTAGTAAAATATAGGTGGTAGAATGGAGCATCGATTGGAAAGATACAAACCTCAAATCCTACAACATTTTCCACAAAAAGATATGATGGAGGCTGCAATAGCTGTGGTATAAGTTCCAGAATTTTAATAAAAGATGATGCCCGTGCATCACTGGAACCTTTCTGGAGTCCTGACACAAAAATGTAACAAAAAGGTTTCAGTTAATATGGCAATAAGAAGAACACGAAAATAAAAGGGAAAATTGGGAACACAATTCATCACCTTGTCGAGTATATGGCTGACAAGGAGGAGAAAGTAACCAAGCATCAGCATTGTAGCGGTCAAGATCAGTGGCATTCAGAGTCTGAATGTTACCCTAAGGTCATCCAAAAATATAAACTTTACCAATATTATTTAATTGTCATAAAAACATCTGAAACTACCAATGGATGAACAAATTTTCAGTAACTTTCTCTTTTGATAAGTACACATTGTCAGCTACATTCCTATAAAATTCAACAGACTAAAATGCTCCCTCCAATTCAAATTGAATTTCACATTATTGTTTTTAACCCATGTGATAATAAAAGAGTGAACTTTTCATACGTAGTAATAGAGGACTCACTTTTACTTTTCTCTATAAACTTATTCTCTACTtactatacataaaataaaagatACCTAAAAAGCTTAAGCATGCCGCATGTTCCTTTAATAAATAGTGAATAATTAAAATCTTTTACTGCAAAGACAAACAAAATTATTAAACTGAGAACAAATGCCAATATTAGGAATGATGTAATGCACTTCGTAAGTTTCTAGTTTAAATAGAAGTTGTCTCGttaccacaaaaaaaaaaaaaaaaaaaggaattatgTGGTGAGTTTTCTCAAAAACCTGAAAGGGGCGGTGACCGAAATTGTGCTGGTAAACGTCATTAGCGACGTCGTTTATGTCGAAAGCTTCCACAACGGTGGCGTTGACGGCGGCTTTGAGCAAAGAATATCGCATGCCACCAATGCCACTGTAGAACTCCAGCACTCGCCATGGCTTTCTAGAACCTTCCAACTCCATCAACTTGCTGTTCCAACAATTTGAAAGGGATTCACAGAGTTCGCAAGTTGAAGCAGCTCGGTCGGATGAAGCTCTTTAATTATTAGAGTTGTTAACTCAAATGGTCCCTTAAGTTTGGGGAATGGTCTTTGTTGGTCCCTACTATAGTATATTGCTTAACATATATAATCCTTAAGTTTAGAAAATTAATACGCTTTCACCAACATGAGAGCCCCCTCTTAAGTGAAGAATATAATATGTCTACTTAAGATCGGAGATGAACGTCTTAGAAGGAAAGTAGTGCCAAAGCATTAATGCCCTCCTGGAGTTAATACTATTATCTTTCAATAATACTAGTTTTTAATATGTCTGCTCATTGACAAGCACCGCTTTGATACTTCAAGGTCGAGATAGTATTCGTCAATCAATTAATGTAGCTTGTGAGGTATAGAAAGAACTATCAAAATTTTAGCACGTCAATAAACTTCTTTGCTAGTTCATCGGCCATCCTGTTTTGATGCATGTGGTAATGTCTGAGATGAAGAGATAATAGGATTATAAGGTAATTATCCCTGGTTAAGCATTTCTATTACTTCCATCAACCAGTTTGTGACCTCAAGTGGTATGAGATTGTTTTCATACTACTGCGCTTCTCAACGCATAACGAGCTTAAGAGAATGCTTTCAATTCGACTGGCTAGTATTTTTTTTCCACATTTTAATACCAATTTTTTTGAATTGCCAATGGCATTCACATTTATTTCCCCTACCTAGAACCCATCCTATTACTGAGCTAAGTTTGAAAAAACAACCcatcatgagtttggactcaCCTATTAGTCACTTATTTCTAGAATTTTATTCTTTTTCATTAAGTGCGTGTTTagtataattaaaataatttttataaaaatacaaAACTTATGTTTTAG
The DNA window shown above is from Nicotiana tomentosiformis chromosome 8, ASM39032v3, whole genome shotgun sequence and carries:
- the LOC104108135 gene encoding tRNA (cytosine(38)-C(5))-methyltransferase 2 isoform X3, whose translation is MELEGSRKPWRVLEFYSGIGGMRYSLLKAAVNATVVEAFDINDVANDVYQHNFGHRPFQGNIQTLNATDLDRYNADAWLLSPPCQPYTRQGLQKGSSDARASSFIKILELIPQLLQPPSYLFVENVVGFETSDTHEILVEILEKNNFVTQEFILSPLQFGLPYSRPRYYCLAKRKPLSFEVPEFNNQLLRTPGPLLGQTESTMEKEQLQSAEYWDELLQACQPVDDFLVFKTFGKGEDSSTYSFHANDSAKSDRSDEENNVYFVPSSLVERWGSAMDIVYPHSKRCCCFTKSYYRYVKGTGSLLATVQDGHCLPRWHLWGSK